The region CACAAAGaccttacaattattttttataccacaatgagtgatttgtaatttagaacactcataaagatcaatggtacaatttttccttaattatttaattaatactttgatAGTCCTGATATGCAGACTCAAATTTTCTCTCAACAAGTAGGGCGTACCACttcaaatatttaactaaaaaaaggaataaactATAGTCAAAGTTCGAACTCATGATGTCTAGTCTGAcaatatgttaaatcaccattattcctaaaagcttaaacaaATCTAGTCAGATTTTGGTCAGTGATCCAGTTGCCAGGTATTATGGACATGACCTGGGCAAGTTGTAAACGTTATGTGAAAAAGTAAAACTGCTGATGAATATGAGACATATAGACTAGATGTATAGAATACCTATTTCAAACTTCTCATCTAAATGAATCAAACTTGTTCCTGAACATATAAGATTAGCATTCAGCAGTTTGAAAACAGGTATTTCAACTGTAAAAGGGCAACCAAAGAGAGTGAACTGATCACAAAAGGCAGAACTTGGTCATCAAATATTCAGTATTCTTGACAGCAAAGTACAATGAAAACTGACTGAACACCACATGCTACAGAGAATCAAAGAACAGCAAGTACTTTCCCCGATTatgaaaattaccatttatgTGGTCCAATAGAGAAACCTAGTTCTTCTACTCCCACAATTATTATGAAGCATTCCTGAAGTCTCACAGAAACTTCCTGTAGGGTCTGCCTGCATCCTCGTCTTGCATATGCTGTAACCACGGTTGACAAAATGTTAGCATATTTTGAATCCTACTAAAACAAGAAGCAAAATTAAATACTAGaccaaatagttattttttcaaatagttAGGAGAGAAGATTGAAAAAGACAGCCTTGAATGCATGCATTACAGTTAAGTTATCAGACGAAGATCAAAATTTGCTTCCGAATTACTCTTGGAATCAATTCATATGTGCTGAGAAGAAAGTTCAACAGTATAACTTTCTTAGTACAGTTCTACGGTTAAAATAAAgccatatattaaaagaaaattacaggGGCAAAATCACATTTTACAAGCTTCTTGGTAAAATTTGCTGGTAAAAAGTAGATCAAGATAAACATGACATGGGACATGAATACATAAAGCAAACACAAAATAGAGGCAAATTGCTTACTGAATcagaaaagaaacaaacaaaaagtaaaagcaATTTCAAGATGTCAAAGATACACGATTGTAATTTGTATGTACAATAACAAACAAAGTTGACCATCTAATTAGTATCCATCAATGTTGGAGCAAATATAATATACCATATATAAAGATAATTACATGCCCCGAGAAGTAGAAACTAATGATCTTTCCCCACCACTACTAAAATTACACAAACTTTCACTATAAAGCAGTGAGTAGAAGGCATATTATAtaactcaaaataataatacatcATGCTTCTAGAGTACAAGACTTCTCACATCTTTCtcatgaaacaaaataaaaagatctTGTACTCAATTCCTCCCACTATACCTCCCCCACATATTACAAGGCACCAATTCTAGACCTCTCACATTAATAGGTCATTACCCAGTATTGATCCCACCAAAGCATGGTCTCAGTGTGATAACTTGGATACGGACCTATCCTCTAGCTATTTTGTTTAAACTGGTCACCTCAAGAATTGATCCATGCACTTGTGCTTGGTAGCCCAAGACTCTAACAATACACTAGACTTGCACTTGGCACCAGTAATGGACCTCTCACATCATTCTCATAAACCTTTTGCATTGGCTTAGAAACTTATAAACTCATATTATAAAGTGTAGCAGGTTTGTCAACCATTAAATCATCTTGTGCATACCTAAACTTCTCTTCATTTAAGTTTAAGAGAAGAGTAAGGTTTTTTCCTAAGAAGCACCTATAACAGCGTGGGACATGTATAAGACATGACATGGATATGGTGATAgataaatttttgaaactagGATATGACACAAAGGGGAGGTgtcaattaattaatcaattaactattattttcaggTATATTTTAAATTAGTTTTCTGTTTAAAAGATGAAATAGTTTAACTACACATGTAAAGTTAATTAGAAGCAATGATAGAATCAATTATTTCCAAAATTGTGCCTCTCAGTATGTAGAAAAAGTTAGGAAAGGATATAAGAAGTAGCAccaaaaaaaagaggaaaattatGCAAGAAACTAACTCAAAAACTCCTGGCCCCTATCACTAAAAAAGAAACATGTTTAATTTAGCATATAAaatgtttaatttaatttagcAGGCAAACTTTCTGTGTACTGGGATTGTGCCCATTTACggtttttaatgagattgaattacttactaaaaaaaaatagcaggcaaactctctctctctctctctctctctctcacacacacacacacacacacatttagcAATTTATAATCCTTTCTTAAAGGGAAAGGCAAGAGAAGGAGGGCAATGGAGGGAGAGGAAGAACTGCAAATGATCAAATCTCTAAGATTTGAATCTTAtctatcttttcctttttcaagtTTGGCCCAAAAGTTGTTAAAATCCATTCCAAGACCCCACCTTTCagtaataatttgtttttttcaccCTAAAGTGTATCCCATAAGTGTCCTGCCATCTCAAAACCCGTGTATAATTTTCAAAAcccttttcttttaagttttcaaacaCATGTCCGGCATGTATCTGACTGTCTGAGCTGTGTTCATGTCATTAGGTGTCTGACACCAATATGCAAGGCCTCTTGGAATGTCCATGTCACAACCCAATAATGCGCTAGCTAGGGGTGAAAAGGCGGGTGATTAATAACCACCTACTAACCGCTAACTGCCAGCCTTATTCCCATGAACCTACAACTATAACAATCACTCAGGAGACAGAAATCTTCAGTAAGAACTTCCAAGAGAATCATAATTGCTTTTCTTCTCATtggagaaaacaaaataaatcatgagGTCAAGGGAGTAATTtggctcttttcttttcttttctctttcaagATTCTTCCTTTATCATCAAGAAAAACAATGTTGATAAATGAATGACGGTGATTTTGATGCCACTCTAGTTGTTCTTGAAAGACTGTGTAGCAAACAACGGTATGTCACTTGATAAACAAACAGACCCAGATGTAGGTATGTGTATCAGGAGGAAAAactagtttaaaaaaaaaaaaaaaacctattttatAACAAGGCTCATTATACTGTCGTCAAGCGACCTGTTATTTGCATCAACCTTGCCCCTGAATTATCTCACCCATGGAAAGTTACAGCTCAAGATTTTACCATATCAACTACATTACATGTATCTATAAACTAGAACCTCAACTGTAGAACACGATGTTTTCCAATAATAATCCACATCTCTCACCACCAATGTGTTACCGAACCGACACACATAACAACAGCCTTACTGTAACACACTGCTAGAGTAGCATTGTTGAACAAAGTTTCAATGCTCAAATTTTAGTATGAATAAATCACATAGCATAAAGAACCTGTAACAAATGAATATCTCTCAACTTTTGAATTCATGAgatcaaataagaaaaaaaaaattgaacaagaaAACAGTTGAAGTTTATGAAATCAGCAATCTTGTGATAAATTTATGTAAATGACTGAGGCTTGCCACACAggttatttttaatcaaaatttgagCGCTCATTTTTTTCAGAAATGATCTGAATGTGGAAATCGAATAAGATTCTCACCCCTAGATTCCAACAAAAATACGATCAAATACCACAATCGTAGCTACAAGGTCAACTCGCACAATTCGAATCATCATtatcatcaacaacaacaactcaGATGCAAGCAGAGGGATTCGGTTAGATTCTCACCCTAAGATTTCAAGAAAATTACAACTACAATCATCAGGGGCACTAGCAACAGATCCGACGGAGAGACACGAAAACAAAACGTGAGCGTGAAATGAAATGAGTTTGAGTTGATTAGGGGGGAAATCTTACGAATTCACGAACGATGCCCTTGTAGACGAGGATGGGGACGACGAGGCCGAATATGCCGACGAGGGCAAAGTTGCGTCGAGTCCATCGGAAGTTGAGCTCGAGGTTCTCTCGGGCTGCGCCCCACTCCTCTATGAACCTGTTCTTGTTCGTCTCCATTCCTCCCCccatcttctctctttctttgctCTTCTCTACCAATCCTCTCCACCTGCAACTGCTTAACTacactctccctctctctctctctctctctctctctcaacttttTCTTCGCCTATATCCAGGCCGTTTGGCTGCAGGAATGAGTCTATCCCTCgagtttctctttttctttttctttttttcctttttttttttttaattaaattctcAATCTCTTTTTCACGGATCATTTTATCTGTCTTCCCATCTGCAGTAGTAGACTATAAAGTGGATTTCACTTCAAAAaattatgattatgattatgaGTATTCTTATgggagtaattctaaatgtcatactcatgtccctcttgtgtccctctaaaaatgaggtggcttttaaaatcaccatgtgatcaaaattaaattttgatcaatcacaagctcaatggtaattttaaaagccacctcatttttagagggacacaagagggacatgggtatgacatgtagcattactcattcttatggtaatgctacatactacccttatgtttatcttttgtcttttataattgatgtggctcttaaaattactattaaatttatgatagatcactattaaattttgatccaatggtgatttcaagagccacatcaattatAGGAGGACAAAAggtggacataaagatgatatgtagcattactcatattttcaaaatcatgTTATTTGAAAAACGATATTTTTATTGCTTGGTGTTTGGTACGACCGAAAGTTGTAGTCaaactgaaaacattttcagtTTACCAAAAagacctttaattttttgtaaaatggtttttattttttaaaaccttaagccattttttgaatttgaggtCTCCAGAAATTGTCGGAGTTTGTTGAAAGCTACTGAACCTTTACCGAAGTTCATCAAAACTTGCGACCAGTCACCAGAGGTTGCCGGAATCTGCCATGGTGGTCTCCGACCATTTTTTGCCATCGCTCATTTTCCGTAAGAGCtaaatacttaaaatatttttagagaaatcaaaatgatttggttgaaaatatttttagacataaaacattttatgtcgaaacaaaacAGAGCttaaaaatctattttaaaaaatattaaaaatttaccaatatttataatttgaaCCAaggatattaaaattttaatttgaaaaatattgatcATTTAtacatgtttattttttgaagtgtCCATATTGAAATGTATGGACTAAACTTACAATAGGATGATATTTATATCtttctcaaaaataataataataataatgaaaatgagTAGATTTTTTCCCTTAGGTGGAacccattttttattaaacaattaaGATCTACGGCTGTGACTACCCTGGTTAGATCCAATGGTCACGTTAGTGAGACCCATAATAAATCTCTATAGGGTTTTAGGTTTCTGCCTAATCAAATACCACCCGACAAGAGAGAAACcgtgagaagaaaaaaaatcaatggcgTCTAGGGTTTCACTGAAGAGCAAGGGCAAGGCGAGCAGCAAGGGGTCCAAGGGCTCGGCGGAGGAGAAATCCACGGCACAAAGCCTCAAGGAGTGGAGCACCTGGACCGTGAAGAAAGCCAAGGTCATCACCCACTACGGCTTCATTCCTTTGGTCATCATTATCGGCATGAACTCCGAGCCCAAGCCCCACCTCTCCCAGCTCTTCAGCCCCGTCTGATCTTTGCTCCTGTACTTTCTGCAATACCCAGATCAGGATTTGGGCTCCTCTGTCATGGGTCGGCGCCTATTTGTCGAATCTACGTGATTTGAGTTTGGGTTTTATGTTATGTTAATGAAGTTTGTGTATTTTTATGTAATGTTTGGATGCCGAGAAAATCTAGGGAATAGGAAATAAAAGGAAGCTAGTTTTGAATattaaatctttattttaatGCATTTTGATATTGCCTTACTATCTGCATCTAAATTCTAATTATTGATTATGTTTATAATTTATGCGATAAAATAACCTAATATGATTAAAATCTTGTTTGatgattcttttttttgttggagTTGTGTTTATCTTCTGTTTGGTTATTGAGAGAACGAAAAAACAAATGCagagaattttctttttcttttcgtgAGTGTTTGTCCTGGCTGATTACAACCATACCCTGATTGAGGGGTTTGTCATTGATGATGCTTCCTGCTATGATGGATGTTTACTGCTAATTCTTACAGTTGAAGTTGAAGAATCACCATACGGAAAGCTCTAGCTATTGTTTTCTTATAGAGTTAGAATCACTGTTGACCTCTGTTTTGGTTCTGGAGAAATCTTAGGAAATTAGCTATATGGGGTTTTCTGTTGGTGGGGGAAGTTCTTCAAGGAAGTTAAAGAACTTGCCTCTCGGTGAGTGGAAATGAATTAGCACTGCAGTTATTTGCTGttactttttctttctgttaATAAATTATTTGGTTTCTCAAGAATGGAGTTGTGTTTACTAATCTGGTAATTTGAAAGATTTATTCAATGAAGCATTGATATTCAGTTATGATTTTGGTGAGATAATCTTGATTACTTTCCTGGTGGGTTTGTGCAAAGTCCTTGGCCTGCCcagcaaaagaaaataagaactgatcctgtttattattattatctgatttgttttttcttttttcttttttgcttggttctTGAGAAAATGTAGGAAGAATAAGGAAATATGAAACTTTTTCTATGATCATCTCTTTCAGTTTCTAAAGACCGAATTTTCACTTTCATTTATTTAGTGTCCTAAACAATACTGACTACTTTAATGCTCTCTTTGATGTCTGAGAGGAAGTTACTGAGAAAGTCGAGCATCAACTTTTGAATTTATGTTTAAAGTTGATTTCATTCTCAGAGAATATTAAATTAGTATCTGCAGAATATGCAGAATATGTTGttactgagaaaaaaaaatgcctccAATTGAGCGAGTGGTTTGTTTTCATGGGTAAATTCTGAGAGAACTTCAGTTAATATTTTTAACTGTAGgcatttttttccatttatttttttacagggatcttcagtgattttttttttttttttttttaactctaaTTACAATAGtctagagttttttttaatgctGTTTTTGCTTGGCAATTTACAGCCTTCACGTGGTTGTTGAGTTTGGGTAGGGGTAAAGCTACTCGTTTATTTTTTGGTAGGGTTAAAGCTACccgttttttctgtttttttatttttttttaaatttttttttgatatatgaaaacaaaattataacaaCAAATAAATTACATAACAAGAGCTCGGCAATCCAAAAgttaaactaagaatgaaagtacgTGGGGACAATGCTTTCGAAGATGCGGACCTATTAGTTTCTGCACGGATGCTAAAAAACTGAGGTCATCAGTAAAGGTGATTTGAGATGTATAGAgagtcacaaggacccaaacaccaaaacaaagatAAACAAGGAGAAGTAACAACATAAAAGCctaaaaacaaacacaaacaaaaaacaaagataaCAGATAAACAGCAGCAGTGGAGGAAGGCAGGGTGGGAACCAATATTGACAGCGCGTGAGAACCACACGCTGCCAAGTGGTGGCCTCTCATCAATGGGAAATGACGGCGCCGACTGGATCCACCAAAAGTCTTGGCAGAGAAAGGCAGGGGAGGCGAGCGGAGCCACCACGCgccagaaagaaagaaactccCCCAAGCGCGTGTGGGCTACGCATCGGTGCGTGGGCGTAGGGTGGAGGAGCGACGACGATCGGTGGATGCAGGGGACGTCGGCGAACCCATTGATGAGGAGCGTGTCATGCAAAGATAAATAGAGAGGCGTAGATCTGAATCCAAAGATATCAAACTTACAATCtatcaaaaaatcacaaaacacaCGGGGGATGAAGATGGAGCA is a window of Alnus glutinosa chromosome 4, dhAlnGlut1.1, whole genome shotgun sequence DNA encoding:
- the LOC133866558 gene encoding mitochondrial import receptor subunit TOM7-1-like — protein: MASRVSLKSKGKASSKGSKGSAEEKSTAQSLKEWSTWTVKKAKVITHYGFIPLVIIIGMNSEPKPHLSQLFSPV
- the LOC133865318 gene encoding uncharacterized protein LOC133865318, which produces MGGGMETNKNRFIEEWGAARENLELNFRWTRRNFALVGIFGLVVPILVYKGIVREFHMQDEDAGRPYRKFL